The following coding sequences are from one Bos mutus isolate GX-2022 chromosome 22, NWIPB_WYAK_1.1, whole genome shotgun sequence window:
- the TWF2 gene encoding twinfilin-2 isoform X2 has product MAHQTGIHATEELKEFFAKARAGSVRLIKVVIEDEQLVLGAFRELVGCWDQDYDGAVLPLLDAQQPCYLLYRLDSQNAQGFEWLFLAWSPDNSPVRLKMLYAATRATVKKEFGGGHIKDELFGTVKDDLSFAGYQKHLSSCAAPAPLTSAERELQQIRINEVKTEISVESKHQTLQGLAFPLQPQAQRALQQLRQKTINYIQLKLDLERETIELVHTEPTDVAQLPSRVPRDAARYHFFLYKHTHEGDPLESVVFIYSMPGYKCSIKERMLYSSCKSRLLDSVEQDFQLEIAKKIEIGDGAELTADFLYDEVHPKQHLAKRAFAKPRGPEGKRGHKRLIRGPGENGDDS; this is encoded by the exons ATGGCGCATCAGACCGGCATCCACG CCACTGAAGAGCTGAAGGAGTTCTTTGCCAAGGCGAGGGCTGGCTCTGTGCGACTCATCAAAGTTGTCATTGAGGACG AACAGCTCGTGCTGGGCGCCTTtcgggagctggtgggctgctgggACCAGGACTATGACGGGGCCGTTCTGCCGCTGCTGGATGCCCAACAGCCTTGCTACCTGCTCTACCGCCTGGACTCGCAGAATGCCCAGGGCTTCGAGTGGCTCTTCCTCGCCTGGTCACCTGATAATTCCCCT GTGCGGCTGAAGATGCTATATGCAGCCACACGGGCCACAGTGAAGAAGGAGTTTGGAGGCGGCCACATCAAGGATGAGCTGTTCGGGACTGTGAAG GATGACCTCTCCTTTGCCGGGTACCAGAAGCACCTGTCGTCCTGTGCAGCGCCTGCCCCACTGACCTCGGCTGAAAGAGAACTCCAGCAGATCCGTATTAACGAG GTGAAGACAGAGATCAGCGTGGAGAGCAAACACCAGACCTTGCAGGGCCTGGCCTTCCCCCTGCAGCCGCAGGCCCAACGGGCACTTCAGCAGCTCAGACAGAAGACGATCAACTACATCCAGCTG AAGCTGGACCTGGAGCGGGAGACTATCGAGCTGGTGCACACAGAGCCCACGGACGTGGCCCAGCTGCCGTCCCGAGTGCCCCGAGACGCCGCCCGCTACCACTTCTTCCTCTACAAGCACACCCACGAGGGTGACCCCCTGGAGTCTGTGG TGTTCATCTACTCCATGCCCGGCTACAAGTGCAGCATCAAGGAGCGCATGCTCTACTCCAGCTGCAAGAGCCGCCTCCTCGACTCCGTGGAGCAGGACTTCCAGCTGGAGATCGCCAAGAAG ATCGAGATTGGTGATGGGGCGGAGCTGACGGCTGACTTCCTCTACGACGAGGTGCACCCCAAGCAGCACCTCGCCAAACGGGCCTTCGCCAAGCCCAGGGGCCCCGAGGGCAAGCGGGGCCACAAGCGCCTCATCCGTGGCCCCGGTGAGAATGGGGATGACAGCTAG
- the TWF2 gene encoding twinfilin-2 isoform X1: MFLVLVATEELKEFFAKARAGSVRLIKVVIEDEQLVLGAFRELVGCWDQDYDGAVLPLLDAQQPCYLLYRLDSQNAQGFEWLFLAWSPDNSPVRLKMLYAATRATVKKEFGGGHIKDELFGTVKVKTEISVESKHQTLQGLAFPLQPQAQRALQQLRQKTINYIQLKLDLERETIELVHTEPTDVAQLPSRVPRDAARYHFFLYKHTHEGDPLESVVFIYSMPGYKCSIKERMLYSSCKSRLLDSVEQDFQLEIAKKIEIGDGAELTADFLYDEVHPKQHLAKRAFAKPRGPEGKRGHKRLIRGPGENGDDS; this comes from the exons ATGTTTCTTGTTCTTGTAGCCACTGAAGAGCTGAAGGAGTTCTTTGCCAAGGCGAGGGCTGGCTCTGTGCGACTCATCAAAGTTGTCATTGAGGACG AACAGCTCGTGCTGGGCGCCTTtcgggagctggtgggctgctgggACCAGGACTATGACGGGGCCGTTCTGCCGCTGCTGGATGCCCAACAGCCTTGCTACCTGCTCTACCGCCTGGACTCGCAGAATGCCCAGGGCTTCGAGTGGCTCTTCCTCGCCTGGTCACCTGATAATTCCCCT GTGCGGCTGAAGATGCTATATGCAGCCACACGGGCCACAGTGAAGAAGGAGTTTGGAGGCGGCCACATCAAGGATGAGCTGTTCGGGACTGTGAAG GTGAAGACAGAGATCAGCGTGGAGAGCAAACACCAGACCTTGCAGGGCCTGGCCTTCCCCCTGCAGCCGCAGGCCCAACGGGCACTTCAGCAGCTCAGACAGAAGACGATCAACTACATCCAGCTG AAGCTGGACCTGGAGCGGGAGACTATCGAGCTGGTGCACACAGAGCCCACGGACGTGGCCCAGCTGCCGTCCCGAGTGCCCCGAGACGCCGCCCGCTACCACTTCTTCCTCTACAAGCACACCCACGAGGGTGACCCCCTGGAGTCTGTGG TGTTCATCTACTCCATGCCCGGCTACAAGTGCAGCATCAAGGAGCGCATGCTCTACTCCAGCTGCAAGAGCCGCCTCCTCGACTCCGTGGAGCAGGACTTCCAGCTGGAGATCGCCAAGAAG ATCGAGATTGGTGATGGGGCGGAGCTGACGGCTGACTTCCTCTACGACGAGGTGCACCCCAAGCAGCACCTCGCCAAACGGGCCTTCGCCAAGCCCAGGGGCCCCGAGGGCAAGCGGGGCCACAAGCGCCTCATCCGTGGCCCCGGTGAGAATGGGGATGACAGCTAG
- the TWF2 gene encoding twinfilin-2 isoform X3, with the protein MPKEKPEPYSGGLPSLWGEGTCVGLFESRTKEFQLVLGAFRELVGCWDQDYDGAVLPLLDAQQPCYLLYRLDSQNAQGFEWLFLAWSPDNSPVRLKMLYAATRATVKKEFGGGHIKDELFGTVKDDLSFAGYQKHLSSCAAPAPLTSAERELQQIRINEVKTEISVESKHQTLQGLAFPLQPQAQRALQQLRQKTINYIQLKLDLERETIELVHTEPTDVAQLPSRVPRDAARYHFFLYKHTHEGDPLESVVFIYSMPGYKCSIKERMLYSSCKSRLLDSVEQDFQLEIAKKIEIGDGAELTADFLYDEVHPKQHLAKRAFAKPRGPEGKRGHKRLIRGPGENGDDS; encoded by the exons ATGCCTAAGGAGAAGCCGGAGCCCTATTCAGGGGGACTGCCCTCGCTGTGGGGAGAAGGAACTTGTGTCGGTCTCTTTGAGAGCAGGACCAAGGAATTCCAG CTCGTGCTGGGCGCCTTtcgggagctggtgggctgctgggACCAGGACTATGACGGGGCCGTTCTGCCGCTGCTGGATGCCCAACAGCCTTGCTACCTGCTCTACCGCCTGGACTCGCAGAATGCCCAGGGCTTCGAGTGGCTCTTCCTCGCCTGGTCACCTGATAATTCCCCT GTGCGGCTGAAGATGCTATATGCAGCCACACGGGCCACAGTGAAGAAGGAGTTTGGAGGCGGCCACATCAAGGATGAGCTGTTCGGGACTGTGAAG GATGACCTCTCCTTTGCCGGGTACCAGAAGCACCTGTCGTCCTGTGCAGCGCCTGCCCCACTGACCTCGGCTGAAAGAGAACTCCAGCAGATCCGTATTAACGAG GTGAAGACAGAGATCAGCGTGGAGAGCAAACACCAGACCTTGCAGGGCCTGGCCTTCCCCCTGCAGCCGCAGGCCCAACGGGCACTTCAGCAGCTCAGACAGAAGACGATCAACTACATCCAGCTG AAGCTGGACCTGGAGCGGGAGACTATCGAGCTGGTGCACACAGAGCCCACGGACGTGGCCCAGCTGCCGTCCCGAGTGCCCCGAGACGCCGCCCGCTACCACTTCTTCCTCTACAAGCACACCCACGAGGGTGACCCCCTGGAGTCTGTGG TGTTCATCTACTCCATGCCCGGCTACAAGTGCAGCATCAAGGAGCGCATGCTCTACTCCAGCTGCAAGAGCCGCCTCCTCGACTCCGTGGAGCAGGACTTCCAGCTGGAGATCGCCAAGAAG ATCGAGATTGGTGATGGGGCGGAGCTGACGGCTGACTTCCTCTACGACGAGGTGCACCCCAAGCAGCACCTCGCCAAACGGGCCTTCGCCAAGCCCAGGGGCCCCGAGGGCAAGCGGGGCCACAAGCGCCTCATCCGTGGCCCCGGTGAGAATGGGGATGACAGCTAG
- the TLR9 gene encoding toll-like receptor 9 translates to MGPYCAPHPLSLLVQAAALAAALAEGTLPAFLPCELQPHGQVDCNWLFLKSVPHFSAGAPRANVTSLSLISNRIHHLHDSDFVHLSNLRVLNLKWNCPPAGLSPMHFPCRMTIEPNTFLAVPTLEELNLSYNGITTVPALPSSLVSLSLSHTSILVLGPTHFTGLHALRFLYMDGNCYYMNPCPRALEVAPGALLGLGNLTHLSLKYNNLTEVPRRLPPSLDTLLLSYNHIVTLAPEDLANLTALRVLDVGGNCRRCDHARNPCRECPKNFPKLHPDTFSHLSRLEGLVLKDSSLYKLEKDWFRGLGRLQVLDLSENFLYDYITKTTIFKDLTQLRRLNLSFNYHKKVSFAHLHLASSFGSLVSLEKLDMHGIFFRSLTNITLQPLTRLPKLQSLRLQLNFINQAQLSIFGAFPSLLFVDLSDNRISGATTPAAALGEVDSRVEVWRLPRGLAPGPLDAVSSKDFMPSCNLNFTLDLSRNNLVTIQQEMFTRLSRLQCLRLSHNSISQAVNGSQFVPLTSLRVLDLSHNKLDLYHGRSFTELPQLEALDLSYNSQPFSMQGVGHNLSFVAQLPSLRYLSLAHNGIHSRVSQKLSSASLRALDFSGNSLSQMWAEGDLYLCFFKGLRNLVQLDLSENHLHTLLPRHLDNLPKSLRQLRLRDNNLAFFNWSSLTVLPRLEALDLAGNQLKALSNGSLPPGIRLQKLDVSSNSIGFVIPGFFVRATRLIELNLSANALKTVDPSWFGSLAGTLKILDVSANPLHCACGAAFVDFLLERQEAVPGLSRRVTCGSPGQLQGRSIFTQDLRLCLDETLSLDCFGLSLLMVALGLAVPMLHHLCGWDLWYCFHLCLAHLPRRRRQRGEDTLLYDAFVVFDKVQSAVADWVYNELRVQLEERRGRRALRLCLEERDWLPGKTLFENLWASVYSSRKTMFVLDHTDRVSGLLRASFLLAQQRLLEDRKDVVVLVILRPAAYRSRYVRLRQRLCRQSVLLWPHQPSGQGSFWANLGIALTRDNRHFYNRNFCRGPTTAE, encoded by the exons ATG GGCCCCTACTGTGCCCCGCACCCCCTTTCTCTCCTGGTGCAGGCGGCGGCACTGGCAGCGGCCCTGGCCGAGGGCaccctgcctgccttcctgcccTGTGAGCTCCAGCCCCATGGTCAGGTGGACTGCAACTGGCTGTTCCTGAAGTCTGTGCCGCACTTTTCGGCTGGAGCCCCCCGGGCCAATGTCACCAGCCTCTCCTTAATCTCCAACCGCATCCACCACTTGCATGACTCTGACTTCGTCCACCTGTCCAACCTGCGGGTCCTCAACCTCAAGTGGAACTGCCCTCCGGCCGGCCTCAGCCCCATGCACTTCCCCTGCCGTATGACCATCGAGCCCAACACCTTCCTGGCTGTGCCCACCCTGGAGGAGCTGAACCTGAGCTACAACGGCATCACGACCGTGCCTGCCCTGCCCAGTTCCCTCGTGTCCCTGTCGCTGAGCCACACCAGCATCCTGGTGCTAGGCCCCACCCACTTCACCGGCCTGCACGCCCTGCGCTTTCTGTACATGGATGGCAACTGCTACTACATGAACCCCTGCCCCCGGGCCCTGGAGGTGGCCCCAGGCGCCCTCCTCGGCCTGGGCAACCTCACGCACCTGTCGCTCAAGTACAACAACCTCACGGAGGTGCCCCGCCGCCTGCCCCCCAGCCTGGACACCCTGCTGCTGTCCTACAACCACATTGTCACCCTGGCACCCGAGGACCTGGCCAACCTGACTGCCCTGCGCGTGCTTGATGTGGGTGGGAACTGCCGCCGCTGCGACCATGCCCGCAACCCCTGCAGGGAGTGCCCAAAGAACTTCCCCAAGCTGCACCCTGACACCTTCAGTCACCTGAGCCGCCTCGAAGGCCTGGTGTTGAAGGACAGTTCTCTCTACAAACTAGAGAAAGATTGGTTCCGCGGCCTGGGCAGGCTCCAAGTGCTCGACCTGAGTGAGAACTTCCTCTATGACTACATCACCAAGACCACCATCTTCAAGGACCTGACCCAGCTGCGCAGACTCAACCTGTCCTTCAATTACCACAAGAAGGTGTCCTTCGCCCACCTGCACCTGGCGTCCTCCTTTGGGAGTCTGGTGTCCCTGGAGAAGCTGGACATGCACGGCATCTTCTTCCGCTCCCTCACCAACATCACGCTCCAGCCGCTGACCCGGCTGCCCAAGCTCCAGAGTCTGCGTCTGCAGCTGAACTTCATCAACCAGGCCCAGCTCAGCATCTTTGGGGCCTTCCCGAGCCTGCTCTTCGTGGACCTGTCGGACAACCGCATCAGTGGAGCCACGACGCCAGCGGCTGCCCTGGGGGAGGTGGACAGCAGGGTGGAAGTCTGGCGATTGCCCAGGGGCCTCGCTCCAGGCCCACTGGACGCCGTCAGCTCAAAGGACTTCATGCCAAGCTGCAACCTCAACTTCACCTTGGACCTGTCACGGAACAACCTGGTGACAATCCAGCAAGAGATGTTTACCCGCCTCTCCCGCCTCCAGTGCCTGCGCCTGAGCCACAACAGCATCTCGCAGGCAGTTAATGGCTCCCAGTTCGTGCCACTGACCAGCCTGCGAGTGCTCGACCTGTCCCACAACAAGCTGGACCTGTACCATGGGCGCTCATTCACGGAGCTGCCGCAGCTGGAGGCACTGGACCTCAGCTACAACAGCCAGCCCTTCAGCATGCAGGGCGTGGGCCACAACCTCAGCTTCGTGGCCCAGCTGCCCTCCCTGCGCTACCTCAGCCTTGCGCACAATGGCATCCACAGCCGCGTGTCACAGAAGCTCAGCAGCGCCTCGTTGCGCGCCCTGGACTTCAGCGGCAACTCCCTGAGCCAGATGTGGGCCGAGGGAGACctctatctctgctttttcaaagGCTTGAGGAACCTGGTCCAGCTGGACCTGTCCGAGAACCATCTGCACACCCTCCTGCCTCGTCACCTGGACAACCTGCCCAAGAGCCTGCGGCAGCTGCGTCTCCGGGACAATAACCTGGCCTTCTTCAACTGGAGCAGCCTGACCGTCCTGCCCCGGCTGGAAGCCCTGGATCTGGCAGGAAACCAGCTGAAGGCCCTGAGCAACGGCAGCCTGCCGCCTGGCATCCGGCTCCAGAAGCTGGACGTGAGCAGCAACAGCATCGGCTTCGTGATCCCCGGCTTCTTCGTCCGCGCGACTCGGCTGATAGAGCTTAACCTCAGCGCCAATGCCCTGAAGACAGTGGATCCCTCCTGGTTCGGTTCCTTAGCAGGGACCCTGAAAATCCTAGACGTGAGCGCCAACCCGCTCCACTGCGCCTGCGGGGCGGCCTTTGTGGACTTCCTGCTGGAGAGACAGGAGGCCGTGCCCGGGCTGTCCAGGCGCGTCACATGTGGCAGTCCGGGCCAGCTCCAGGGCCGCAGCATCTTCACACAGGACCTGCGCCTCTGCCTGGATGAGACCCTCTCCTTGGACTGCTTTGGCCTCTCGCTGCTAATGGTGGCGCTGGGCCTGGCAGTGCCCATGCTGCACCACCTCTGTGGCTGGGACCTCTGGTACTGCTTCCACCTGTGTCTGGCCCATTTGCCCCGACGGCGGCGGCAGCGGGGCGAGGACACCCTGCTCTATGATGCCTTCGTGGTCTTCGACAAGGTGCAGAGTGCAGTGGCTGATTGGGTGTACAACGAGCTCCGCGTGCAGCTGGAGGAGCGCCGGGGGCGCCGGGCGCTCCGCCTCTGCCTGGAGGAGCGAGACTGGCTCCCTGGTAAGACGCTCTTCGAGAACCTGTGGGCCTCGGTCTACAGCAGCCGCAAGACCATGTTCGTGCTGGACCACACGGACCGGGTCAGCGGCCTCCTGCGCGCCAGCTTCCTGCTGGCCCAGCAGCGCCTGTTGGAGGACCGCAAGGACGTCGTAGTGCTGGTGATCCTGCGCCCCGCCGCCTATCGGTCCCGCTACGTGCGCCTGCGCCAGCGCCTCTGCCGCCAGAGCGTCCTCCTCTGGCCCCACCAGCCCAGTGGCCAGGGTAGTTTCTGGGCCAACCTGGGCATAGCCCTGACCAGGGACAACCGTCACTTCTATAACCGGAACTTCTGCCGGGGCCCCACGACAGCCGAATAG